TTCCTCGGTCACACCCGCTTTTTTGTCCACGATCACGACTTTTTCGATATGTTCCTCACCATGTAAGGATTGAATTTCTCGTGGCGTGATGATTCGGACGCTGGATTTTTTCATCTGTTCCACACTGTGTTCATGTGCGCGGAAGGTGTCCCTGCGGTGAATCAGTGTGACGCTGTTGGCGATCGGTTCCAACATCAACGCCCAGTCGACAGCCGAATCGCCACCGCCGGCGATCAGTACGTCCTGATTCCGGAATTGATTCAAATCGTTGACGAAATAGAATAAGTTTTTCCCTTTAAACTTTTCAGCCCCCGGAATATTCAGTTTCCGAGGCTCAAATGCTCCGCAGCCGGCCGTAATGATGACTGTTCGCGATAAATGCAACCCTATGTTGGTAGTCAACTCAAAAATGCCGTCTTCATTTTTGACAACATTCAGCACCTTTTCTTCCAGGCAATAGACCGGATTGAACAGATTGGCCTGCTCGATCAGGTTGTTGATCAACTCTTGTGCCCGTACTTTGGGGAAACCGGCTACGTCGTAAATATATTTTTCAGGGTACAGGGCTGATAATTGCCCCCCCAGTTGGGGCATACTCTCAATGATTTTAACGGATGCTTGGCGCATCCCGGCATAAAATGCGGCAAAGAGTCCGACAGGCCCTCCGCCGATGATCGTGATGTCCATGATTTCCCGTTGCGTTCCGCCACCCATGTGAGCACCTCCGATTCGTTCCAAAGGACCGATACCGAACATTGGTCATCGTTAACAATTATAATGTTGATTTTTCACAATGGAAAGAGGGGACCGATGGCATTGAGCGTCGTAAGAACGGACGGGGACAAAATCTGACCAAAAAGCCTTGCCAAGAGTACGTGAAAAAATTATCATAAACTGTGGGTTCTGATGAAGGATGAGGAAATAATTGGCGGATTTTATGTGATGAGTTTCTCATACTGAAATCTTAGTAATGGAAGTGATATCAATGGCAACTCCGAAAATCGTCGTATTGGGAGCCGGCTATGCCGGCTTGATGACAGTGGTCGGCCTGCAAAAGAAACTCAACTACAATGAGGCCGAAGTCACATTAGTCAACCAAAACGATTACCATTACATCACCACCTTGTTGCACGAGCCGGCAGCCGGCACACAACCGGCAGACCATGCACGCATCGCGATCCGGGACATTATCGATGAAAACAAAGTGAAGTTCATCCAGGATCGGGTCACCGCCATCAAACTGGATCAAAAAGAAGTACACCTGGCGGAAAACGAACCGTTGTCCTACGACTATCTGGTGATCGGTCTGGGAAGTGCCCCGGAAACGTTTGGTATTCAAGGACTGCTGGAAAACGCCATGTTTATCCGTAACATCAACAGTGTACGGATGATCAATCAACACATCGAGTACATGTTCTCCAAATACCACAATGAAGGTCAACGTCAAGACCTGATCACCATCGTGGTGGGTGGAGCCGGATTTACCGGTATCGAATTTGTGGGTGAATTGATCGATCGGATGCCCGAGCTGTGCCGCAAATACGACATTCCCCGGGAAAAGGTACGTCTGATCAACATCGAGGCGGCACCGACGGTTCTGCCCGGATTTGATCCCGAGCTGGTGGATTACGCGGTCAAGTATTTTGAACGTAACGGTGTGGAGTTCCGCCTCAGCACCCCGATCGAAGAATGCACCGAAGACGGCGTGATCCTCAAAGGCGGTGAAGAAATCAAAGCCGCAACAGTTGTCTGGACGGGTGGTGTCCGCGGCAACAAACTGGTGGAAGAGTCCGGCTTGGAAACAATGCGGGGACGCGTCAAAGTGGATGAGTTTCTCCGTGCACCGGGACATCCGGAAGTGTTCGTGCTGGGTGATAGCTCCTTGGTATTCAACAAAGAAAACGAACGTCCCTATCCGCCGACGGCACAGATCGCCACGCAACAAGGGCAAAACTGCGCGAAAAACCTGGTGGCAGCCATTCGAGGCGGCCAGATGGAACCGTTTGTATTCGACTTGAAAGGAACCGTTGCTTCACTGGGTCGCAAGGAAGCGATCGGCATTGTGGGCAAGAGCAAAATGTTTGGCCGCAAAGCCGCCATCATGAAACGCATCATCGAGTTGCGTTGGCTGTATCTGTTGGGTGGCATACCGATGGTATTGCGCAAGGGCCGGCACTTGATCTGATCGATTAGGCTAAAGAGATCAACCCCTTCCGGGAGGAAGGGGTTTGTTTTATTCACTGAAAATGGCTCAAAAATAGTGTGTAAAAAAGAGAATCAGTGAAATCAGTTCATGGTTACGCTTACATCCAATCAGAAACGGAATATTGGGAAAATTTACTTCTTTATTTTTTTCTTATTCTCAGGTATGATTATCTGAAAATTAGAGAAAATAAAGAGAACCAAGAAGAACAG
The window above is part of the Polycladomyces subterraneus genome. Proteins encoded here:
- a CDS encoding NAD(P)/FAD-dependent oxidoreductase, yielding MATPKIVVLGAGYAGLMTVVGLQKKLNYNEAEVTLVNQNDYHYITTLLHEPAAGTQPADHARIAIRDIIDENKVKFIQDRVTAIKLDQKEVHLAENEPLSYDYLVIGLGSAPETFGIQGLLENAMFIRNINSVRMINQHIEYMFSKYHNEGQRQDLITIVVGGAGFTGIEFVGELIDRMPELCRKYDIPREKVRLINIEAAPTVLPGFDPELVDYAVKYFERNGVEFRLSTPIEECTEDGVILKGGEEIKAATVVWTGGVRGNKLVEESGLETMRGRVKVDEFLRAPGHPEVFVLGDSSLVFNKENERPYPPTAQIATQQGQNCAKNLVAAIRGGQMEPFVFDLKGTVASLGRKEAIGIVGKSKMFGRKAAIMKRIIELRWLYLLGGIPMVLRKGRHLI
- a CDS encoding NAD(P)/FAD-dependent oxidoreductase, which gives rise to MGGGTQREIMDITIIGGGPVGLFAAFYAGMRQASVKIIESMPQLGGQLSALYPEKYIYDVAGFPKVRAQELINNLIEQANLFNPVYCLEEKVLNVVKNEDGIFELTTNIGLHLSRTVIITAGCGAFEPRKLNIPGAEKFKGKNLFYFVNDLNQFRNQDVLIAGGGDSAVDWALMLEPIANSVTLIHRRDTFRAHEHSVEQMKKSSVRIITPREIQSLHGEEHIEKVVIVDKKAGVTEELQVDALIVSFGFVSSLGPIKEWGLHIENGGIVVNSRMETNIPGIYAAGDIATYPGKVKLIAVGFGEAPTAVNNAKQFMDPSARLQPGHSSSMKL